A single genomic interval of Mucilaginibacter robiniae harbors:
- the gldC gene encoding gliding motility protein GldC — translation MKRAEIKLTIDLDDNNVPENIMWESTDSQDKEALPVKGMMLALWDHNYKNTLRIDLWTKDMPVDEMKRFFYETLQTMGDSFLRATGEKNIVEDLRDYCAHFADKMELTQQ, via the coding sequence ATGAAAAGAGCCGAAATAAAATTGACGATTGATTTAGATGATAACAACGTTCCTGAAAATATTATGTGGGAATCTACTGATTCCCAAGATAAGGAAGCGTTACCTGTAAAAGGCATGATGTTGGCATTATGGGATCATAACTACAAAAATACCCTTCGTATTGATTTATGGACTAAAGATATGCCGGTTGATGAGATGAAACGCTTCTTCTATGAAACTCTTCAAACTATGGGTGATAGCTTTTTGCGTGCTACCGGCGAAAAGAATATAGTAGAAGATTTACGTGATTACTGTGCCCACTTTGCTGATAAAATGGAACTAACCCAACAATAA
- a CDS encoding DMT family protein, with protein sequence MTFAWYGHLKFKDYSWGKHLGLFAIIVISWGMAFFEYLFQVPANQSGFKDNGGLFNLVQLKTIQEAVSLTVFMIFTLVFFKTEKLGWNHLVGFSFIVAAVFIIFKK encoded by the coding sequence ATGACGTTTGCCTGGTACGGGCACCTAAAGTTTAAAGATTACTCTTGGGGTAAACATTTAGGTTTGTTTGCTATCATTGTAATTAGTTGGGGTATGGCATTTTTTGAATATCTCTTTCAAGTGCCGGCCAATCAAAGCGGCTTTAAGGATAATGGTGGTCTTTTCAATTTGGTACAACTCAAAACTATTCAGGAAGCCGTTTCTCTAACTGTGTTTATGATTTTTACATTAGTATTTTTCAAGACAGAAAAGCTGGGCTGGAACCATTTAGTTGGGTTCAGTTTTATTGTTGCGGCTGTGTTCATTATATTTAAAAAGTGA
- a CDS encoding carboxypeptidase-like regulatory domain-containing protein, with the protein MRFYWAFLIGIIISFTAKAQTGVITGKVLRMDTKKPVSGASVFLSNATFGTTTADDGTFRLIGVKPGQYELVITSVGLEEFTQSVLVGPEPVTVNAELLPRVLELHDVIITSGGNWKANYEMFVKEFLGVSDDAHKCRILNPHDINLIYHKSKRTLEASSYDFINIENRAIGYKVKFLINEFKVDNYNNTISWQGKVLYEELPGSASQKALWEKRRQEIYYGSSMHFFRSLVSDHFNQDGFVIRTLYRRPNPQRPKEEIIQKKLDQFREVNRDSMNYWVNKENLNRYDDNLSRTPLLPEQVIRKTEQSGIYALTFPGCLYVVYTKKRETVDFKDIYRPLDWDNYETSVITLYKPYALFDLNGVVVSSQSTLYEGTWSKSKIAELLPVDYSPGEMKK; encoded by the coding sequence ATGCGCTTCTATTGGGCTTTCCTAATCGGCATTATTATATCATTCACAGCAAAAGCACAAACCGGCGTAATTACGGGTAAAGTATTACGCATGGATACTAAAAAGCCGGTATCTGGTGCTAGTGTTTTCTTGAGTAACGCCACCTTTGGTACTACTACTGCCGATGATGGTACGTTTAGATTGATTGGCGTGAAGCCCGGCCAGTATGAACTGGTAATTACATCTGTTGGGCTTGAAGAATTTACACAATCAGTTTTAGTAGGACCGGAGCCAGTTACCGTAAATGCAGAATTGCTGCCACGTGTTCTGGAACTGCATGATGTAATTATTACCAGTGGAGGAAACTGGAAAGCTAATTACGAGATGTTCGTTAAAGAGTTCTTAGGCGTATCAGATGATGCCCATAAATGCAGAATACTGAACCCACATGATATCAACCTCATTTATCATAAATCTAAAAGAACGCTTGAAGCTTCATCTTACGATTTTATCAATATTGAAAATCGTGCTATTGGTTACAAAGTCAAGTTTCTGATTAACGAATTTAAAGTTGATAATTATAACAATACCATTTCATGGCAGGGTAAGGTGTTATATGAAGAATTACCGGGAAGTGCTAGTCAAAAGGCATTGTGGGAAAAGCGGCGACAGGAGATTTATTATGGCTCCAGCATGCACTTTTTCCGATCATTGGTGAGCGACCATTTCAATCAGGATGGCTTTGTGATTCGCACTTTGTACCGCCGGCCTAATCCTCAACGGCCTAAAGAAGAAATTATCCAGAAAAAGCTAGATCAATTCAGAGAGGTGAATCGTGATTCTATGAACTATTGGGTCAATAAAGAAAACCTGAACCGCTATGATGATAACCTGAGCAGAACACCATTGTTGCCCGAGCAGGTCATTCGGAAAACAGAACAGTCGGGTATTTATGCACTTACATTTCCAGGCTGCTTATACGTAGTTTATACCAAAAAGCGGGAGACTGTTGATTTTAAAGATATTTACCGCCCTTTAGATTGGGATAACTACGAAACCAGTGTAATCACGCTTTATAAACCCTATGCTTTGTTCGATCTGAATGGGGTAGTGGTATCTTCACAAAGCACATTGTATGAGGGTACTTGGTCAAAGAGTAAGATAGCCGAACTACTACCCGTAGATTATTCTCCCGGCGAGATGAAGAAGTAA
- a CDS encoding response regulator, producing MFRFSFRQQVLIGFGVSIILVFIVGLLSFYSIRKLQDNQTEVEHSQQVVNTSHNILQYLIDAETGMRGYVATNKVRFLDPYNAALPRISHDLNRLQTLTEQDPDQQKNITDLTQLTEEQLTLLKTNVDKREALGLDYMVQHDMLLNGKAVMDRIRGLIDNINKVESKSLLAGKARTAEAANNTTIIIVVGSLIFLIIIVVLFIYIQKTFEQQKKIEAEVKETNTALEQVLGENESKNWLLTGIGNLNEKMQGQQSEKELAANILTEVCQYTNALTGTFYLFSEDDEALELYSYFAFHDLSVVKKKIKLSEGWLGQVATDQKPATIKGHLNDKLQLETSIISQELAEILIVPFFFDKKLKGVMEVAFQSQLKDNDRDYIMAAADDIGIAINTAQARTIMHDLFEETQQQAEELEAQQEEMRVTNEELLNKTEMLQASEEELRVQQEELRTINAELEEKASLLEEKNQAIEEARHAINQKVTELETTGKYKSEFLANMSHELRTPLNSILVLARILKDNKTDNLSEDQIKYASVIFNAGNDLLTLINDILDLSKIESGKMDMQNDDVKVIEIVRDMDMLFTEVARNKKINFTHSITNLPESIFTDKVRVEQVLKNLLSNAFKFTPEGGSIAINAVSGKKPNTIDFIIKDSGIGIAADKQKVIFEAFQQADGSTSRKYGGTGLGLSISRELANLLGGAISLKSELGQGSEFILNIPFEATQVTPVVEEPQLPSIESFNAKSNFLQPAEQVQTQQGRPEPLVVIVEDDKNFADILHDYAKEHGYQSIMVNEGTHVVEIIKENMPDAVVLDIMLPGKDGWQILKELKQDDALKDIPVHLMSAGEAAANKVRREGAISFMKKPINTETLDKLFADMMSQSGVRFKQILLVEDHEAQSQALKELMQKQGITVDQAFTGEQAFTMLNENDYQCVILDLNLPDISGLDLLDKVKAIDRFTELPVVVNTAMELDKTSVNRLMQYANAMVMKSNKSADRLIDEVNLFLHKISANPQTTEKPSAQKTLLTTVNKGKEVLKGKKVLIVDDDMRNIFALSSALQTYDLQVEIANDGDEALEKLETTEGIDIVLMDIMMPKMDGYEATRQIRKQNKWAKLPVIALTAKAMKEDREKCIAAGANDYITKPIDMDRLISLLQLWLDN from the coding sequence ATGTTCAGATTTTCTTTTCGGCAACAAGTCTTAATTGGTTTTGGCGTATCTATTATTCTAGTTTTCATTGTTGGTTTGTTATCATTTTATAGCATTAGAAAACTGCAGGATAATCAAACTGAAGTTGAACATAGCCAGCAGGTTGTAAATACATCGCACAACATATTGCAATACCTGATTGATGCTGAAACAGGTATGCGTGGTTATGTGGCTACCAATAAAGTGCGATTCTTGGATCCCTACAATGCTGCTTTACCGCGTATATCGCATGATTTGAATCGTTTACAAACGTTAACTGAACAAGATCCTGATCAGCAAAAGAATATAACTGATTTAACTCAATTAACTGAAGAGCAATTAACCTTATTAAAAACCAACGTTGATAAGCGTGAAGCGCTAGGGTTGGATTACATGGTTCAACATGATATGCTACTGAACGGTAAGGCAGTCATGGACAGGATCAGGGGATTAATTGACAATATCAACAAAGTGGAGAGCAAATCATTGTTGGCTGGCAAAGCTCGCACAGCTGAAGCCGCTAATAACACTACTATAATTATTGTAGTAGGCTCTTTGATATTTTTGATAATTATTGTTGTCTTATTCATTTACATACAAAAAACTTTTGAGCAGCAGAAGAAGATTGAAGCCGAAGTCAAAGAAACCAACACGGCTTTAGAGCAGGTTTTGGGTGAAAACGAATCTAAAAACTGGCTGCTAACGGGCATCGGTAATTTGAACGAAAAGATGCAAGGGCAGCAAAGTGAAAAGGAGTTGGCTGCTAATATCTTAACAGAGGTTTGCCAATACACTAATGCGCTTACCGGTACATTTTATCTTTTTAGTGAAGATGATGAAGCACTGGAGCTTTATTCTTACTTCGCTTTTCATGATTTAAGTGTAGTTAAGAAGAAAATCAAACTATCAGAGGGTTGGTTGGGGCAGGTTGCTACCGATCAGAAACCGGCTACCATTAAAGGTCATTTGAATGACAAGCTGCAACTGGAGACCTCTATCATCAGTCAGGAACTAGCCGAAATACTGATTGTTCCTTTCTTCTTTGATAAAAAACTGAAGGGTGTAATGGAAGTAGCATTCCAAAGCCAGCTTAAAGATAATGACCGCGATTATATAATGGCTGCGGCCGATGATATTGGCATTGCCATTAACACTGCACAGGCTCGAACCATTATGCACGATTTGTTCGAGGAAACTCAACAACAAGCCGAAGAGTTGGAAGCACAGCAAGAAGAAATGCGTGTTACCAATGAAGAGTTACTCAACAAAACCGAAATGCTGCAGGCATCGGAAGAAGAGTTGCGTGTGCAGCAGGAAGAGTTACGTACCATTAATGCCGAGTTGGAGGAGAAAGCCAGCTTGCTGGAAGAGAAGAACCAAGCTATTGAAGAAGCCCGCCATGCCATTAATCAAAAGGTAACCGAGCTGGAAACAACCGGTAAGTACAAGTCGGAGTTTTTGGCCAATATGAGTCATGAGTTGCGTACGCCACTCAATAGTATTCTGGTGTTAGCACGTATTTTAAAAGATAACAAAACAGATAACCTGTCTGAAGATCAGATTAAATATGCCAGCGTAATTTTCAATGCCGGTAATGATTTGCTGACGCTCATCAACGATATCCTTGACCTCTCAAAAATTGAATCCGGTAAAATGGATATGCAGAATGATGATGTGAAGGTTATTGAGATTGTTCGTGATATGGATATGCTATTTACAGAAGTAGCACGCAACAAAAAAATAAACTTTACTCATAGCATTACCAATCTGCCTGAATCTATCTTTACCGACAAAGTTCGGGTAGAGCAGGTGCTTAAAAATCTGTTATCAAATGCCTTCAAGTTTACGCCTGAAGGTGGTTCAATTGCTATTAATGCAGTATCTGGCAAAAAGCCGAACACTATCGATTTCATAATAAAAGATTCCGGTATTGGTATTGCAGCAGATAAGCAAAAAGTAATATTCGAAGCCTTCCAGCAAGCTGATGGTTCAACCAGCCGTAAATACGGTGGTACTGGCTTAGGCTTATCCATCAGTCGTGAGTTGGCTAATTTACTAGGTGGCGCTATTAGCTTGAAGAGCGAACTGGGGCAAGGCAGTGAGTTTATTTTAAACATACCTTTTGAAGCCACGCAAGTAACTCCGGTTGTGGAAGAGCCACAGTTACCATCTATTGAAAGCTTTAATGCTAAAAGTAATTTTTTACAGCCGGCTGAGCAGGTGCAAACTCAACAAGGCCGTCCGGAGCCATTGGTAGTTATTGTAGAAGACGATAAGAACTTTGCTGATATTCTGCATGATTATGCGAAAGAGCATGGCTACCAATCTATCATGGTAAATGAAGGTACCCACGTTGTTGAAATTATAAAAGAAAACATGCCTGATGCGGTAGTTCTGGATATTATGCTGCCTGGCAAAGATGGCTGGCAGATATTAAAAGAACTAAAACAGGATGATGCACTAAAAGATATACCTGTTCACCTGATGTCTGCAGGTGAGGCTGCTGCTAATAAAGTGCGTCGGGAAGGGGCTATCAGTTTTATGAAGAAGCCTATCAATACCGAAACACTGGATAAGCTATTTGCTGATATGATGAGCCAGAGTGGTGTGCGCTTCAAGCAGATTTTGCTGGTGGAAGATCATGAAGCGCAGAGCCAGGCGCTCAAAGAACTCATGCAGAAACAAGGCATTACTGTTGACCAAGCTTTTACAGGCGAGCAGGCATTCACGATGTTGAATGAAAACGATTACCAATGCGTTATTTTGGATTTGAATCTGCCAGATATTTCAGGCTTAGATTTACTGGACAAAGTTAAAGCTATTGATCGCTTTACTGAACTGCCGGTAGTTGTGAATACCGCTATGGAATTGGATAAAACATCAGTAAACCGACTGATGCAATATGCCAATGCCATGGTGATGAAAAGCAACAAGTCGGCCGATAGGTTAATTGACGAAGTAAACTTGTTTTTACATAAAATTAGCGCCAATCCGCAAACAACGGAAAAACCTTCTGCGCAAAAAACGCTTCTTACTACAGTAAATAAGGGGAAAGAAGTTTTGAAAGGTAAAAAGGTACTTATTGTTGATGATGATATGCGGAATATTTTCGCATTAAGCAGTGCTTTGCAAACGTATGATTTGCAGGTTGAAATTGCTAATGACGGAGATGAAGCACTAGAAAAGTTAGAGACTACAGAAGGCATTGATATTGTGTTAATGGATATCATGATGCCTAAAATGGACGGATACGAAGCTACTCGGCAAATACGTAAGCAAAACAAATGGGCTAAATTGCCTGTAATTGCTTTAACAGCTAAAGCGATGAAAGAAGATCGGGAAAAGTGCATAGCAGCAGGTGCTAATGATTATATCACTAAGCCAATTGATATGGACCGATTAATTTCTTTATTGCAGTTGTGGTTAGACAACTAA
- a CDS encoding response regulator has translation MDPVNILIVDDKEENIVALEALLKRDDITILSTTSPNEALRIAWENTISIALVDVQMPQIDGFELVEMLKSNPRTKDILIIFVTAISKESKYVVKGLVSGAVDYLYKPLDPYITSAKVDSFIQLARNQKEIKVKNEELQNYAIMVKNSADIIATVDAQSLRIKSINPAVQKLLGYQMDEVLQKSVIDLAAIDDQPNFRKKLSDVINNNLSFAVAEYQFETFEKHMLWVECRITYRNKMVFLNISDVSPQKSYEHQLIKSKEAAEQAKKAKENFLANMSHELRTPVNGIMGLTHILRNTELDAQQTDVVDLLEVSSQSLLGVINDVLDISKIEAGKFSIYRTNNNLRKTVNAVFDLLKYKADEKKLNFQLHIDEQVPEALLYDSLRLNQILMNLLSNAIKFTDVGLVKLEIGVLQKLNEKVKLQISVADEGIGIAADRLSKIFDSFEQAEQDTLVKYGGTGLGLAIVKRLIELKGGELTVSSQIGKGSVFNFTNWYTIAENESVNTQQSSLSRKKLDPFESVHILVAEDNLVNQFMLSKMLKDWNVEFDMVDNGRKVLDKLQTQDYDLILMDTHMPEMNGYQAAKHIRVNFVEPKRNIPIISLSAASFDHEQQQALSSGMDDVLAKPFQAYQLHEKLKSFLVAK, from the coding sequence ATGGACCCTGTTAATATATTGATAGTTGATGATAAAGAAGAAAATATTGTTGCGCTGGAAGCATTGCTGAAGCGTGATGATATTACTATTCTATCAACCACGTCGCCTAATGAAGCGTTGCGTATAGCATGGGAAAATACCATTAGTATTGCATTGGTAGATGTTCAAATGCCTCAAATTGATGGCTTTGAACTGGTTGAAATGTTGAAGTCAAATCCGCGTACTAAAGATATCCTGATCATTTTTGTAACAGCTATATCTAAAGAATCAAAGTATGTAGTAAAAGGTTTGGTAAGCGGTGCTGTTGACTATTTATACAAACCTCTTGATCCGTATATTACCTCAGCTAAGGTTGATTCGTTTATACAATTAGCACGGAACCAAAAAGAAATTAAAGTTAAAAATGAAGAGTTGCAGAACTATGCCATCATGGTTAAAAATTCTGCTGATATTATTGCAACAGTAGATGCACAATCTCTTCGCATCAAATCTATCAACCCGGCAGTTCAAAAGTTGTTAGGGTACCAGATGGATGAAGTTTTGCAAAAAAGCGTTATTGATTTAGCTGCTATTGATGATCAGCCTAACTTTCGTAAAAAGCTTTCAGATGTTATTAATAATAACTTAAGTTTTGCCGTAGCTGAATATCAATTTGAAACCTTTGAGAAGCATATGTTGTGGGTAGAGTGTCGAATTACCTACCGCAACAAGATGGTGTTTCTAAACATCAGTGATGTTTCTCCGCAAAAGAGCTACGAGCATCAACTTATTAAATCAAAAGAAGCGGCCGAACAAGCCAAAAAAGCCAAAGAAAACTTTCTGGCAAACATGAGCCATGAGTTACGTACACCTGTTAATGGCATTATGGGTTTAACCCATATACTGCGTAATACAGAATTAGATGCGCAGCAAACGGATGTTGTTGACTTATTAGAAGTTTCTTCACAATCTCTTTTAGGGGTAATTAATGATGTATTAGACATTTCTAAAATTGAAGCCGGTAAGTTTTCTATATACAGAACCAACAATAATTTACGCAAAACCGTTAATGCCGTATTTGATTTGCTAAAGTACAAGGCCGACGAGAAAAAGCTGAATTTCCAATTGCACATTGATGAACAGGTACCTGAAGCTTTATTGTATGATTCATTACGGTTAAACCAGATATTGATGAACTTACTTAGCAATGCTATAAAGTTTACAGATGTGGGGTTGGTGAAACTGGAAATTGGCGTTTTGCAGAAGCTGAATGAAAAAGTTAAGCTGCAGATTAGTGTAGCTGATGAAGGTATAGGCATTGCAGCCGATAGATTATCTAAAATTTTTGATTCATTTGAGCAAGCTGAACAAGATACACTGGTTAAATATGGAGGTACAGGCTTGGGCTTAGCTATTGTTAAACGACTCATTGAACTAAAAGGAGGCGAGTTAACAGTAAGCAGTCAGATAGGTAAGGGCAGTGTTTTCAACTTTACCAACTGGTACACTATAGCTGAAAATGAATCGGTAAATACGCAACAAAGTAGTCTCAGTAGGAAAAAACTGGATCCATTTGAGTCAGTGCATATATTGGTGGCTGAAGATAATCTGGTTAACCAGTTTATGTTATCAAAAATGCTGAAAGATTGGAATGTGGAGTTTGATATGGTAGATAATGGCCGTAAGGTGTTAGATAAGCTTCAAACCCAGGATTATGATTTGATACTAATGGATACCCATATGCCAGAAATGAATGGCTACCAAGCGGCTAAGCACATACGGGTTAACTTTGTTGAGCCCAAACGTAATATTCCTATTATCTCCTTATCGGCAGCTTCATTCGATCATGAACAGCAGCAAGCCTTATCATCTGGTATGGATGATGTATTGGCAAAACCATTTCAAGCCTACCAACTGCATGAAAAACTAAAAAGCTTTTTAGTAGCTAAGTAA
- a CDS encoding methylated-DNA--[protein]-cysteine S-methyltransferase, translated as MADYYHPTPLGTACITEHDGLITAIRVCDDTAMENNQELTDATQITIKQLDEYFAGKRQIFDLPLKQQGTNFQQQVWQYLQQIPFGETISYMQLSQRMQNPLAIRAIAAANGKNNLWIVVPCHRVIGTDGSLTGYAGGLWRKQWLLRHEVQVAGYGQLQMQL; from the coding sequence ATGGCCGACTATTATCACCCTACTCCGCTGGGTACAGCTTGCATTACAGAACATGATGGATTGATTACAGCCATACGCGTTTGTGACGATACAGCAATGGAAAATAACCAGGAATTAACTGATGCTACCCAAATTACCATAAAACAGTTAGACGAATATTTTGCAGGAAAACGGCAAATATTTGATTTACCACTTAAACAACAAGGCACTAATTTTCAGCAGCAAGTATGGCAATATTTGCAACAAATACCCTTTGGAGAAACAATAAGCTATATGCAGTTATCGCAACGAATGCAGAACCCATTAGCTATCAGGGCCATTGCGGCAGCCAATGGTAAAAACAATTTGTGGATTGTTGTTCCCTGCCATCGTGTAATTGGAACTGATGGCAGCCTTACAGGTTATGCCGGCGGACTTTGGCGCAAACAGTGGCTTTTACGTCACGAAGTGCAAGTGGCAGGATATGGTCAGTTGCAAATGCAACTATGA
- a CDS encoding chemotaxis protein CheB, whose amino-acid sequence MELSTDIVERWHQSDVLLLGGSAGSFKLLFRTVKSLAANLGKTVIIIIHRKKNYFSEIEKLFGQHSRMYLREICDKDVIKKNTIYIAPANYHTLIENEKQFSLDVSESVWYSKPSIDVTFDTAAEAFGNRCTAILLSGANQDGAEGLLKLRKKGSLTIVQDPSDAEMADMPNAAIHLKAADYILTAEDIFKLLQL is encoded by the coding sequence TTGGAGCTTAGTACAGACATAGTTGAACGATGGCATCAATCGGATGTGCTGCTGCTGGGTGGTTCGGCCGGATCATTTAAGTTGCTTTTCCGAACGGTTAAAAGTTTAGCAGCTAATTTGGGCAAAACGGTTATCATCATTATTCACCGTAAAAAGAATTATTTCAGTGAGATTGAGAAACTTTTTGGTCAACACAGTCGTATGTACCTACGTGAAATATGTGATAAAGACGTAATCAAAAAAAACACCATCTATATAGCGCCAGCCAACTATCATACCCTCATAGAAAACGAAAAACAATTCAGTTTAGACGTTTCAGAATCTGTATGGTATTCCAAGCCTTCTATAGATGTTACCTTTGATACGGCAGCCGAAGCCTTTGGCAACCGTTGTACAGCCATTTTACTTTCCGGAGCTAACCAGGATGGGGCGGAAGGATTATTAAAGCTTCGTAAAAAAGGTTCGTTAACGATTGTGCAAGATCCGAGTGATGCTGAGATGGCTGATATGCCTAACGCAGCTATTCATTTAAAAGCAGCTGATTATATATTAACTGCTGAGGATATTTTTAAATTATTACAACTTTAA
- the ccsA gene encoding cytochrome c biogenesis protein CcsA yields MKFIYQSWWKIMAVVLLFYTIIAGFLLPVPKLPILHETIRNVYFHVPMWMAMFVVFGISVVYSIKYLSSGKEEHDLVAIEAVNTGIVFYILGLLSGMLWAKYAWGEYWSNDPKQNSAAIAFLLYCAYLVLRNSIDEEQKRARISAIYNIFAFPIMIVLLFILPRMTDSLHPGNGGNPAFGKYDMDNTMRMVFYPACIGWIFLAIWIATLRYRIRLIENKINTL; encoded by the coding sequence ATGAAATTTATCTATCAGTCTTGGTGGAAAATTATGGCTGTGGTACTGTTATTTTACACCATCATAGCCGGCTTTCTGCTCCCTGTACCCAAATTGCCCATATTGCATGAAACTATACGCAATGTGTATTTCCATGTGCCTATGTGGATGGCCATGTTTGTTGTTTTCGGCATTTCAGTAGTTTACAGTATTAAGTATTTAAGCTCTGGAAAAGAGGAGCACGATTTGGTAGCTATTGAGGCGGTAAATACCGGTATTGTATTTTATATACTGGGTTTGCTTAGCGGCATGTTATGGGCTAAATATGCTTGGGGAGAGTATTGGAGCAATGACCCTAAACAAAACAGTGCAGCCATTGCCTTTCTGTTGTATTGTGCCTATCTGGTTCTTCGCAACTCAATTGATGAAGAGCAAAAGCGGGCCCGAATTTCAGCCATATACAACATTTTTGCTTTTCCGATTATGATTGTGCTGCTGTTCATTTTACCCCGCATGACCGACTCTTTGCATCCAGGTAATGGTGGTAACCCAGCCTTCGGCAAGTACGATATGGATAACACCATGCGTATGGTTTTTTATCCGGCCTGTATAGGGTGGATATTTTTAGCTATATGGATAGCAACCTTACGTTACCGAATTCGTTTAATAGAAAATAAAATAAATACCTTATAA
- a CDS encoding heme exporter protein CcmB, with protein MELLRQTVHLLKKEILLEWRSKYAFNGILLYIVSTVFVCYIAFNLNPGFKDNEGYPLVWNVLFWIIILFASVNAIAKSFLQESRSRMLYYYIIASPQAVILSKIIYNALLMMLLSILALVVYTLFFSNTVGDMVIYLLAVLTGSFTFATVFTMVSAIAAKASNNGTLMAILGFPVIIPVILIVVKLSKSAMDGVDRSFTYGNFGVLAAINAIVLAISLILFPYLWRD; from the coding sequence ATGGAATTGTTGCGCCAAACTGTACATCTGCTTAAAAAAGAAATTTTGCTGGAATGGCGATCTAAATATGCATTTAATGGTATTTTACTTTACATCGTTTCTACTGTTTTTGTGTGCTATATAGCGTTCAACCTAAACCCTGGGTTTAAAGATAATGAGGGGTATCCTTTGGTGTGGAACGTACTTTTTTGGATTATTATCTTGTTTGCCTCTGTAAATGCTATCGCAAAAAGCTTCTTGCAAGAAAGCCGAAGCCGTATGCTATATTATTATATAATTGCCAGTCCGCAGGCGGTAATTCTATCTAAAATCATATACAATGCCTTGTTAATGATGCTACTGAGCATATTAGCATTAGTTGTTTATACCTTGTTTTTTAGCAATACCGTAGGTGATATGGTTATATACCTACTAGCTGTATTAACAGGTAGTTTTACTTTTGCTACCGTGTTTACCATGGTATCAGCAATAGCTGCAAAGGCCAGCAATAATGGTACGCTAATGGCCATATTGGGTTTTCCCGTTATTATACCCGTAATTCTGATTGTTGTTAAACTCAGTAAAAGCGCCATGGATGGGGTTGACCGTAGCTTTACTTACGGTAACTTTGGTGTATTAGCAGCTATCAACGCTATTGTACTGGCTATATCGCTTATTTTGTTCCCGTACTTGTGGAGAGATTAG
- a CDS encoding CcmD family protein has product MKKLVCLLVAVLSFISAFAQPVEMADAMRSSGKIYVVIGTIAIVFAGLAIYLFVIDKRLRKIENNKY; this is encoded by the coding sequence ATGAAAAAGCTGGTTTGTTTGTTAGTTGCAGTATTAAGTTTTATAAGTGCTTTTGCACAGCCGGTTGAAATGGCTGATGCAATGCGCAGTTCGGGCAAAATTTATGTGGTAATTGGTACCATAGCGATTGTATTTGCCGGACTGGCTATTTATTTATTTGTTATAGACAAGCGATTGAGAAAGATTGAAAACAATAAGTATTAA
- a CDS encoding CheR family methyltransferase, with product MMKQSIEADGLTSIHLSELINLVKKIHGFDFSGYSKASFKRRLVRIMQLKKLEFYDLKHLLINDHDFFQYFLEEVTVNVTEMFRDPLYYKALNAQVLPYLSTFQHIKIWSAGCSTGEEVYSLAILLQEAGLRKKSFIYGTDVNTQVLKEAKKGIYSLRKIKSYIENYQYSGLPGTLTDHFTILYDAATIHAELKQNTLFSVHNLISDQVFNEFQLITCRNVFIYFDSELQEKILDLFYRSLCPLGFLCLGSKEAIRSDSFRKRFKTVNSKENIYQKIGA from the coding sequence ATGATGAAGCAAAGTATAGAGGCAGACGGGTTAACATCAATACACTTAAGTGAACTCATAAACCTCGTTAAGAAAATACACGGATTTGATTTTTCAGGCTACTCTAAAGCCTCGTTTAAAAGGCGTTTAGTACGTATTATGCAGTTGAAAAAGCTGGAGTTTTATGATTTGAAGCATTTGCTGATTAATGATCATGATTTCTTCCAGTATTTTTTAGAGGAGGTTACTGTTAATGTAACCGAAATGTTCCGTGATCCGTTATACTATAAAGCTTTGAATGCACAGGTGCTTCCATATTTGTCAACCTTCCAGCATATAAAAATTTGGAGTGCAGGTTGTTCAACCGGTGAAGAGGTATATTCATTAGCTATTTTGCTGCAGGAGGCTGGTTTACGAAAAAAGTCATTCATTTATGGCACGGATGTCAATACGCAGGTTTTAAAAGAAGCGAAAAAAGGTATATATAGCTTGCGTAAAATCAAATCATACATAGAAAATTACCAGTACTCGGGCCTACCCGGAACGCTTACTGATCATTTTACCATATTGTATGATGCTGCTACTATACATGCCGAGTTGAAGCAGAACACTTTGTTTTCTGTGCATAATTTAATATCTGATCAGGTTTTCAATGAGTTTCAGTTAATCACCTGCCGTAATGTGTTTATTTATTTTGATTCGGAACTTCAGGAAAAAATTTTGGACTTGTTTTATCGCAGCTTGTGCCCTTTAGGGTTTTTATGTTTGGGCAGCAAAGAAGCTATACGGTCTGATAGCTTTCGTAAACGCTTTAAAACTGTAAATTCCAAAGAAAATATATATCAGAAAATTGGAGCTTAG